A stretch of the Rhizomicrobium sp. genome encodes the following:
- a CDS encoding phosphatidylglycerophosphatase A translates to MIVGAISTVFGIGHFRYGPGTVASLVALPFAWLMLSALGPAALLVASSAAFAAGVWATGIYEARTAKSDPSECVVDEVAGQWLACAAAPLSPLGFTLAFVLFRFLDITKLWPVSLGEKLPRGWGIMTDDMIAGALAAAIIAVLRWRGLV, encoded by the coding sequence ATGATCGTCGGGGCGATCTCGACCGTCTTCGGCATCGGCCATTTCCGTTACGGGCCCGGCACCGTGGCCAGCCTTGTCGCCTTACCCTTTGCCTGGCTGATGCTGTCGGCGCTCGGACCCGCCGCGCTGCTGGTCGCGAGCAGCGCCGCCTTCGCCGCCGGCGTGTGGGCGACGGGTATCTATGAAGCCCGAACCGCAAAGAGCGATCCATCGGAATGCGTCGTCGACGAAGTGGCCGGGCAGTGGCTCGCCTGTGCCGCGGCGCCGCTCTCGCCGCTCGGCTTCACCCTCGCCTTCGTGCTCTTCCGCTTTCTCGACATCACCAAGCTGTGGCCGGTGTCGCTGGGCGAGAAGCTGCCGCGCGGCTGGGGCATCATGACCGACGACATGATCGCGGGTGCCCTGGCGGCGGCGATCATTGCGGTGCTGCGCTGGCGCGGCCTAGTCTGA
- a CDS encoding GNAT family N-acetyltransferase, with protein sequence MRVIELKPGDEALLQRAEDLFYPGAAALQRAAALLREPTFVMVAALDEDGDVMGRIYGHILHRFEATDFLLYEVDVAEAHQRKGVGRAMVEHLKRLAIARGWREMWVLTELDNEAGNALYRSAGGSLEGSPANMYVFPVVER encoded by the coding sequence ATGCGGGTGATCGAACTCAAGCCCGGCGACGAGGCGCTGCTGCAACGGGCCGAGGATCTGTTCTATCCGGGCGCAGCCGCGCTCCAGCGCGCCGCCGCGTTGCTGCGCGAACCGACCTTCGTGATGGTGGCCGCCCTCGACGAGGACGGAGACGTGATGGGCCGCATCTACGGCCATATCCTGCACCGCTTCGAAGCCACCGACTTCCTGCTCTATGAGGTCGACGTCGCCGAGGCGCACCAGCGCAAGGGCGTCGGCCGCGCCATGGTCGAACATCTGAAACGTCTCGCCATCGCGCGCGGCTGGCGCGAGATGTGGGTGCTGACGGAGCTCGACAACGAGGCCGGCAACGCGCTGTACCGCTCGGCCGGCGGCAGCCTCGAAGGCTCGCCCGCGAACATGTATGTCTTCCCGGTCGTCGAGCGATGA
- a CDS encoding bifunctional 2-C-methyl-D-erythritol 4-phosphate cytidylyltransferase/2-C-methyl-D-erythritol 2,4-cyclodiphosphate synthase, whose translation MAGVAVLVVAAGRGERAGGPVPKQYAPLLGKPILRWTLEAFVRHPAVTAIQVTIGPNDEALYRETVAGLDLLPVLAGGATRQHSVMHGLEALAHRRPDYVLIHDAARPLVSAKLIDAVIAALQAGTEGAVPLLPVADTLRKRESGKWVTVPRDGLLRAQTPQGFAFPKIFEAHRHFARESVTDDMALAELAGLHVEAVPGEDSNMKVTAPEDFALAEQHLRARLGESRTGMGYDVHRFTAGDHVWLCGVKVPHDHGLEGHSDADAGLHALTDAILGAIGEGDIGQHFPPTDARWRGAPSWKFLDHAASLVGAKGGAIVHCDVTIICERPKVGPHREAMRTRIAEILKLDPSRVSVKATTTEGLGFEGRREGLAAQAVATVRLP comes from the coding sequence ATGGCTGGGGTCGCCGTCCTTGTCGTTGCTGCCGGAAGAGGCGAACGGGCCGGCGGGCCGGTGCCCAAGCAATATGCGCCCTTGCTCGGCAAGCCGATCCTGCGCTGGACGCTCGAAGCTTTCGTCCGCCATCCGGCCGTCACCGCGATCCAGGTCACCATCGGTCCGAACGACGAAGCGCTCTATCGGGAAACCGTCGCCGGCCTGGATCTTCTGCCGGTGCTCGCCGGCGGCGCGACGCGGCAGCATTCGGTGATGCACGGGCTGGAGGCGCTCGCGCATCGCCGGCCGGATTATGTGCTGATCCACGATGCGGCCCGCCCCTTGGTGTCCGCGAAGCTGATCGACGCCGTCATCGCCGCGCTGCAGGCCGGGACGGAAGGTGCCGTGCCGCTGCTTCCCGTCGCCGACACGCTGCGCAAGCGGGAAAGCGGCAAGTGGGTGACGGTACCGCGCGATGGCTTGCTGCGCGCCCAGACACCGCAGGGTTTCGCGTTTCCGAAGATATTCGAGGCGCATCGCCACTTTGCGCGCGAGAGCGTGACCGACGACATGGCGCTCGCCGAGCTGGCCGGCTTGCATGTCGAGGCGGTGCCGGGCGAAGACAGCAACATGAAGGTCACCGCGCCGGAGGACTTTGCCTTGGCCGAACAGCATCTGCGCGCCCGGCTCGGCGAGAGCCGCACCGGCATGGGCTACGACGTGCACCGCTTCACCGCCGGCGACCATGTCTGGCTCTGCGGCGTGAAGGTGCCGCACGACCACGGGCTGGAGGGACATTCCGATGCCGATGCCGGGCTGCATGCCCTGACCGACGCGATCCTCGGCGCGATCGGTGAAGGCGATATCGGCCAGCATTTCCCGCCCACCGACGCGCGCTGGCGCGGCGCGCCGTCCTGGAAATTCCTCGACCATGCCGCGTCGCTGGTCGGCGCCAAGGGCGGCGCCATCGTCCATTGCGATGTCACGATCATCTGCGAGCGGCCGAAAGTGGGACCGCACCGCGAGGCGATGCGGACGCGGATCGCCGAGATCCTCAAGCTCGACCCGTCGCGCGTCAGCGTGAAGGCGACGACGACCGAAGGCCTCGGCTTCGAGGGCCGGCGTGAGGGCCTGGCGGCGCAAGCCGTGGCGACGGTCCGGTTGCCGTGA
- a CDS encoding ATP-binding protein yields the protein MERDKAGLKEGAATAAIAGALPMPLLIVGPELRVLFVNPAAEQFFDSGAGLLVRQSLNALVPFGSPLIQLVAQARERGASVGERNVDLTTPRYGERIADVLVTPLPEPEDSVVVILQERSLAQRIDRQLLHRGAVRSMHGMAAVLAHEIKNPLAGIRGAAQLLEEALPPTERDLTQLICDETDRIRALIDRMESFGDTRALPRTPVNIHEVLDRVRKVAETSFAKGVTIIESFDPSLPPVLGDRDQLIQVFMNLVRNAADALPETGGEITLTTGYRPGVRFGAAVAGERLSLPLEVTVRDNGSGVPPDLMPNIFDPFVTTKPRGSGLGLALVAKIVGDHGGVIECDSAPRRTIFRILLPKAAGPSEGG from the coding sequence ATGGAACGCGACAAGGCCGGACTGAAGGAAGGGGCAGCCACGGCAGCGATCGCCGGTGCCTTGCCCATGCCGTTGCTGATCGTCGGCCCGGAATTGCGTGTTCTCTTCGTCAATCCGGCGGCCGAGCAGTTCTTCGACAGCGGCGCGGGGCTACTGGTCCGCCAGAGCCTCAACGCGCTTGTCCCCTTCGGCAGCCCGCTGATCCAACTCGTCGCGCAGGCCCGCGAGCGCGGCGCCTCTGTGGGCGAGCGCAATGTCGATCTCACCACGCCGCGCTATGGCGAGCGGATCGCCGATGTCCTCGTCACGCCGCTTCCCGAACCCGAAGATTCGGTGGTCGTCATCCTGCAAGAGCGCAGCCTTGCGCAGCGGATCGACCGGCAGCTCCTGCATCGCGGCGCGGTGCGCTCGATGCACGGTATGGCGGCGGTGCTGGCGCATGAGATCAAGAATCCGCTGGCGGGCATCCGCGGCGCGGCGCAACTCCTCGAAGAAGCGCTGCCGCCGACCGAGCGCGACCTGACGCAGTTGATCTGCGACGAGACCGACCGCATCCGCGCCCTGATCGACCGCATGGAGTCGTTCGGCGACACGCGCGCCTTGCCGCGCACGCCGGTGAACATCCACGAAGTCCTGGACCGCGTGCGCAAGGTCGCCGAGACCAGCTTCGCCAAGGGTGTGACGATCATCGAGTCCTTCGATCCCTCGCTGCCGCCTGTGCTGGGCGATCGCGACCAGCTCATCCAGGTCTTCATGAATCTCGTCCGCAACGCGGCCGACGCGCTTCCCGAGACGGGCGGCGAGATCACCTTGACGACCGGCTACCGGCCCGGCGTCCGCTTCGGCGCCGCCGTCGCCGGCGAGCGCCTGAGCCTGCCGCTCGAGGTCACGGTGCGCGACAACGGCTCGGGCGTGCCGCCGGACCTGATGCCGAACATCTTCGATCCTTTCGTCACGACCAAGCCGCGCGGTTCGGGTCTCGGCCTGGCGCTGGTCGCCAAGATCGTCGGCGACCATGGGGGCGTCATCGAATGCGATTCCGCGCCGCGCCGAACCATTTTCCGCATCCTGCTGCCCAAGGCGGCGGGACCGAGCGAAGGAGGCTGA
- the ntrC gene encoding nitrogen regulation protein NR(I) — MGASSNAIPRRAEPFSASCCPRRRDRAKEADVPAGLILVCDDDSAIRTVLNQALGRAGYDVRTTGTAAGLWRWVAAGDGNLVITDVVLPDENGFDLIPRIKKIRPDLPVVVMSAQNTILTAITATERGAFDYLPKPFDLKELTAVVQRALASPGTRREPQEARSEDRLPLIGRSPAMQEIYRVIARLTQTDLTVMIMGESGTGKELVARALHDYGKRRHGAFVAVNMAAIPKELVESELFGHERGAFTGATNRGVGRFEQAEGGTLFLDEIGDMPLEAQTRLLRVLQQGEYTTVGGRTPIKTDVRIIAATNRDLRQLIQQGLFREDLYYRLNVVPMRLPPLRERAEDVPDLVRHFLHKAEDEGLPSKRLEPEAFDMLKHYRWPGNVRELENLIRRLAVLHSGDTIPATAISAELKEPARAIGADEGDEPASLSAAVERHLTKYFLAQGEKLPPPGLYDRILQEIERPLLSICLAATRGNQIRAAHLLGLNRNTLRKKIRDLGLEVIRGLRAE, encoded by the coding sequence ATGGGGGCGTCATCGAATGCGATTCCGCGCCGCGCCGAACCATTTTCCGCATCCTGCTGCCCAAGGCGGCGGGACCGAGCGAAGGAGGCTGATGTGCCCGCCGGCTTGATCCTTGTGTGCGACGACGATTCCGCGATCCGCACCGTGTTGAACCAGGCGCTGGGCCGCGCCGGCTATGACGTGCGCACGACGGGCACGGCGGCGGGGCTGTGGCGCTGGGTGGCCGCGGGCGACGGCAATCTCGTGATCACCGACGTCGTCCTGCCCGACGAGAACGGCTTCGACCTGATCCCGCGCATCAAGAAGATCCGTCCCGACCTGCCCGTCGTCGTGATGAGCGCGCAGAACACGATCCTCACCGCCATCACCGCGACGGAGCGCGGCGCGTTCGACTATCTTCCCAAGCCGTTCGATCTCAAGGAGCTCACCGCCGTCGTCCAGCGCGCCTTGGCGAGCCCGGGCACGCGGCGCGAGCCCCAGGAAGCCCGCAGCGAAGACCGCCTGCCGCTGATCGGCCGCTCCCCGGCGATGCAGGAGATCTACCGCGTCATCGCGCGGCTGACCCAGACCGACCTCACCGTGATGATCATGGGCGAGAGCGGCACCGGCAAGGAGCTGGTCGCGCGCGCCCTCCACGACTACGGCAAGCGCCGGCACGGGGCTTTCGTGGCCGTCAACATGGCGGCGATTCCAAAGGAGTTGGTCGAAAGCGAGCTCTTCGGTCATGAGCGCGGCGCCTTCACCGGCGCGACCAATCGCGGCGTCGGGCGCTTCGAGCAGGCCGAAGGCGGCACGCTGTTCCTCGACGAGATCGGCGATATGCCACTGGAGGCGCAAACCCGCCTGCTGCGCGTGCTGCAGCAGGGCGAGTACACGACGGTCGGCGGCCGCACGCCGATCAAGACCGATGTCCGCATCATCGCCGCCACCAATCGCGACCTGCGCCAGCTGATCCAGCAGGGCCTGTTCCGCGAGGACCTCTACTATCGTCTCAACGTCGTGCCGATGCGCCTGCCGCCGCTGCGCGAACGCGCCGAAGACGTGCCCGACCTGGTGCGCCACTTCCTGCACAAGGCGGAGGATGAGGGATTGCCGTCGAAGCGCCTCGAGCCGGAAGCGTTCGACATGCTCAAGCACTATCGCTGGCCGGGCAATGTGCGCGAGCTGGAGAACTTGATCCGCCGTCTGGCCGTGCTGCATTCGGGCGACACCATTCCGGCGACGGCGATCTCGGCCGAGCTGAAGGAACCGGCCCGCGCGATCGGTGCCGACGAGGGCGACGAGCCCGCGTCGCTGAGTGCCGCGGTGGAGCGGCATCTGACGAAATACTTCCTCGCCCAGGGCGAGAAGCTTCCGCCGCCGGGGCTCTATGATCGCATCCTGCAGGAGATCGAGCGGCCTTTGCTGTCGATCTGCCTGGCCGCGACCCGCGGCAACCAGATCCGCGCGGCGCACCTGCTGGGCCTGAACCGAAATACGCTGCGCAAAAAAATCCGGGATCTCGGGCTTGAGGTCATCCGGGGATTGCGAGCGGAGTAG
- a CDS encoding PAS domain-containing sensor histidine kinase: MSTANLVAEPPRGGVLNWIRAISRPSLLAFGVGILAVLAGILTYATVTGAVPIAPTPEVLDGLLALNLTLGLALAGLIAWRIARLWRARTAGTAGARLHVRLVLMFSVIAVTPAILVAIFSTVTLNLGIEAWFSARVQGAIDNSKSISYRYMLDKGTGIANDAIEMMIALESDPSLVDERHQMKAGLMFAKLADMAEKRGLLGSFIIDSHGNYKGSNTNFKYSATKKPGAGEFEWARTNPSAITYGDPKTGVMYALIRISILKDAYLLVARPVDPQVYSYYKLTNDTANEYDRLGQNLAEVQLIFAALYGVVSLVILLAAIWLGLWAANRLVRPISGLITAAERVSAGDLKAQVEVERDDDEIGLLGRAFNRMTSQLDAQRTALVSVNRQNDERRRFTEAVLAGVSAGVIGLDHDGTITIVNRAAARLLNAAPEELEGRHYSESVPEMAAMIRRAITEPVGRAGGEVTVKRGSTTRALSVQVSSERGSDGSGYVATFDDITDLVSAQRTAAWADVARRIAHEIKNPLTPIQLSAERLKRKYASEITTDPEVFAQCTDTIIRQVGDIGRMVDEFSSFARMPTPVMRRENAQELIQQAVFLQRVGNPQITYETRLPKNPVYVECDGRLVAQALTNVLKNAGEGIQARLGKGDDTPGRIVIALEPGEDRVVFRITDNGIGLPHEHRDRLTEPYVTTRAKGTGLGLAIVRKILEDHGGELLLQDAGQDGHEHGESQHGAEVVMIFPPKQKSLKAKGPSDEQERIADRV; encoded by the coding sequence ATGTCGACAGCGAACCTTGTTGCAGAACCGCCTCGCGGCGGTGTTCTGAATTGGATACGGGCAATTTCGCGCCCGTCGCTGCTTGCCTTCGGCGTCGGCATTCTCGCCGTGCTGGCGGGGATACTCACCTATGCCACCGTCACGGGCGCAGTACCGATCGCGCCGACGCCCGAGGTCCTGGACGGGCTGCTCGCGCTGAACCTGACGCTTGGCCTGGCCTTGGCCGGCCTCATTGCCTGGCGCATCGCCCGGCTGTGGCGCGCGCGCACGGCGGGCACTGCCGGAGCACGGCTGCATGTGCGTCTCGTCCTGATGTTCAGCGTCATCGCGGTGACGCCGGCCATTCTCGTCGCGATCTTCTCCACCGTGACGCTCAACCTCGGCATCGAGGCATGGTTCTCCGCCCGGGTGCAGGGCGCGATCGACAACTCCAAGAGCATTTCCTACCGCTACATGCTCGACAAGGGCACGGGCATCGCGAACGACGCGATCGAGATGATGATCGCGCTGGAGAGCGATCCGTCGCTGGTCGACGAGCGGCATCAGATGAAGGCTGGCCTGATGTTCGCCAAGCTCGCGGACATGGCGGAGAAGCGCGGCCTGCTGGGCTCGTTCATCATCGACAGCCACGGCAACTACAAGGGCAGCAACACCAACTTCAAATATTCCGCGACGAAGAAGCCGGGAGCCGGCGAGTTCGAATGGGCGCGCACCAACCCGTCGGCCATCACCTATGGCGATCCCAAGACCGGCGTCATGTATGCGCTGATCCGGATCTCGATCCTGAAGGATGCCTATCTGCTGGTGGCGCGACCGGTCGATCCGCAGGTCTACAGCTACTACAAGCTCACCAACGACACGGCCAACGAATACGATCGCCTCGGCCAGAACCTGGCGGAGGTCCAGCTCATCTTCGCGGCGCTTTACGGCGTGGTCTCGCTGGTCATCCTGCTCGCCGCCATTTGGCTCGGCCTGTGGGCGGCAAACCGCCTGGTGCGGCCGATCTCCGGCCTCATCACGGCGGCCGAGCGGGTCTCGGCGGGCGATCTGAAGGCGCAGGTCGAGGTCGAGCGCGACGATGACGAGATCGGGCTTCTGGGCCGGGCCTTCAACCGCATGACCTCGCAGCTCGACGCCCAGCGCACGGCGCTGGTCTCGGTGAACCGGCAAAACGACGAGCGCCGCCGCTTCACCGAGGCCGTGCTCGCGGGCGTGAGCGCCGGTGTGATCGGCCTCGATCATGACGGCACGATCACCATCGTCAACCGTGCCGCGGCGCGTCTTCTCAATGCCGCGCCGGAGGAGCTGGAAGGCCGCCACTATTCGGAATCGGTGCCCGAAATGGCCGCCATGATCCGCCGCGCCATCACCGAGCCGGTCGGGCGCGCCGGCGGCGAGGTCACCGTCAAGCGCGGCTCCACGACACGGGCGCTCAGCGTCCAGGTCTCCAGCGAACGCGGTTCCGACGGCAGCGGCTATGTCGCGACCTTCGACGACATCACGGACCTCGTTTCGGCCCAGCGCACCGCCGCCTGGGCGGACGTGGCGCGCCGCATCGCGCACGAGATCAAGAACCCCCTGACGCCGATCCAGCTCTCCGCCGAGCGGCTCAAGCGCAAATATGCGAGCGAGATCACGACCGATCCCGAGGTCTTTGCGCAATGCACCGACACCATCATCCGCCAGGTCGGCGACATCGGTCGCATGGTCGACGAGTTCTCCTCCTTCGCCCGCATGCCGACGCCGGTGATGCGGCGCGAGAATGCGCAGGAGCTGATCCAGCAGGCGGTGTTCCTGCAGCGCGTCGGCAATCCGCAGATCACCTATGAGACGCGGCTGCCCAAGAACCCGGTCTATGTCGAATGCGACGGCCGGCTGGTGGCGCAGGCCCTGACCAACGTGCTCAAGAACGCCGGCGAGGGCATCCAGGCCCGGCTCGGCAAGGGCGACGACACGCCCGGCCGCATCGTCATCGCACTGGAGCCCGGCGAGGACCGCGTCGTGTTCCGCATCACCGACAACGGCATCGGCCTGCCGCACGAGCATCGCGACCGGCTGACCGAACCCTATGTCACGACGCGCGCCAAGGGCACCGGCCTCGGCCTCGCGATCGTGCGCAAGATCCTGGAAGACCATGGCGGCGAGTTGCTGCTGCAGGATGCCGGCCAGGACGGCCACGAGCACGGCGAAAGCCAGCATGGCGCGGAGGTCGTGATGATCTTCCCGCCGAAACAGAAAAGCCTGAAAGCCAAGGGACCATCGGATGAGCAAGAACGGATCGCAGATCGCGTCTGA
- a CDS encoding sigma-54 dependent transcriptional regulator, which produces MSKNGSQIASEILIVDDEEDIRDLIAGILRDEGYETRVAGDSDSALNAVRVRRPHLVVLDIWLQGSKLDGIQVLDTLKREQPDLPVVMISGHGTIETAVASIKKGAYDFIEKPFKADRLIHVVGRALEASRLRREVQELKLKTGDDSEMVGQSSAISQVRQAVDKIAPTNSRIFVTGPSGSGKEVVARLIHSRSRRAGNAFVAINCATMAPSRIEAELFGVEAGENGARKTGMFELAHNGTLYLDEVADMPLETQGKILRVLVDQTFTRVGGTMRVQVDARVICSTTKDLRAEIAAGKFREDLYHRLNVVPVRVPSLAERRDDIPALVSHFMKRLSATSGLAMREIGDDAMAVLQSHSWPGNVRQLRNIVERLLILATDDAAQVISADLLPADLGSSAPWGGGGGRGDLVISLPLREAREIFERDYLVAQINRFGGNISRTAAFIGMERSALHRKLKSLGVGPNGREQGFNA; this is translated from the coding sequence ATGAGCAAGAACGGATCGCAGATCGCGTCTGAAATCCTGATCGTCGACGACGAGGAGGACATCCGCGACCTGATCGCGGGCATCCTCCGCGACGAGGGGTATGAGACGCGCGTCGCCGGCGACAGCGACAGTGCGCTCAACGCCGTGCGCGTGCGCCGGCCGCATCTCGTCGTGCTCGACATCTGGCTGCAGGGCAGCAAGCTCGACGGCATCCAGGTGCTCGACACCTTGAAGCGCGAGCAGCCCGACCTGCCGGTGGTGATGATCTCCGGCCACGGGACGATCGAGACCGCGGTCGCCTCCATCAAGAAGGGCGCTTACGACTTCATCGAGAAACCCTTCAAGGCGGACCGCCTGATCCACGTCGTCGGCCGCGCCCTGGAGGCCTCGCGCCTGCGCCGCGAAGTGCAGGAGCTGAAGCTCAAGACCGGCGACGATTCGGAGATGGTCGGGCAATCCTCGGCGATCAGCCAGGTGCGCCAAGCGGTCGACAAGATCGCCCCGACCAACAGCCGCATCTTCGTCACCGGCCCGTCGGGCTCGGGCAAGGAGGTCGTCGCGCGGCTGATCCATTCCCGTTCGCGCCGCGCCGGCAACGCGTTCGTCGCGATCAACTGCGCCACCATGGCGCCGTCGCGCATCGAAGCGGAGCTGTTCGGCGTCGAGGCGGGCGAGAACGGCGCGCGCAAGACCGGCATGTTCGAGCTGGCGCATAACGGCACGCTCTACCTCGACGAAGTCGCGGACATGCCGCTGGAGACGCAAGGCAAGATCCTGCGCGTGCTGGTGGACCAGACCTTCACCCGGGTCGGCGGCACGATGCGGGTGCAGGTCGATGCGCGGGTGATCTGCTCGACGACCAAGGATCTGCGGGCCGAGATCGCTGCCGGCAAGTTCCGCGAGGATCTCTACCACCGGCTCAACGTCGTGCCGGTGCGGGTGCCCTCGCTGGCCGAGCGGCGGGACGACATCCCCGCGCTGGTGTCGCATTTCATGAAGCGCCTGTCGGCGACGTCGGGCCTCGCGATGCGCGAGATCGGCGACGACGCCATGGCGGTGCTGCAATCGCATAGCTGGCCGGGCAATGTCCGCCAGCTGCGCAACATCGTGGAGCGTCTCCTGATCCTGGCGACCGACGACGCGGCACAGGTGATCTCGGCCGACCTCCTGCCGGCGGACCTCGGCTCGAGCGCGCCTTGGGGCGGCGGGGGAGGGCGGGGCGACCTCGTCATCTCGCTGCCGTTGCGCGAGGCCCGCGAGATCTTCGAGCGCGACTACCTGGTGGCGCAGATCAATCGCTTCGGCGGCAACATCTCGCGCACCGCGGCGTTCATCGGCATGGAGCGCTCCGCGCTGCACCGGAAACTCAAATCCCTCGGCGTCGGCCCCAACGGGCGGGAGCAGGGCTTCAACGCGTGA
- a CDS encoding D-amino-acid transaminase, whose protein sequence is MSKGWNGRAPAGRIAYVDGRYEPHGRAHVHIEDRGLQLGDAVYEVCGIAHGVLMDVAEHLDRLERSLRELEIAMPMPRNALELVMRELVRRNRVRDGLLYLQVSRGIARRDHPIPSVPVRPSLILTARSISMVDLEKRQRDGVAVISRPDERWGRVDIKTVQLLPNLLAKTAARRAGAYEAWLVDDDGFVTEGSSTNAWIVDAAGQLRTRGLGNDILPGVTRRVILEAAATSQLEVTELRFALADALAAREAFISSATGVVPVTTIDGKRVGDGKPGPVTRRVQELYFLTSSQRAAKTGS, encoded by the coding sequence GTGAGCAAGGGCTGGAACGGCCGCGCCCCGGCCGGGCGGATCGCCTATGTCGACGGCCGCTATGAACCGCATGGCCGGGCGCATGTGCATATCGAGGATCGCGGGCTGCAGCTCGGCGACGCCGTCTATGAAGTGTGCGGCATCGCGCACGGCGTGCTGATGGACGTGGCGGAGCATCTCGACAGGCTCGAGCGCTCGCTGCGCGAACTCGAGATCGCGATGCCGATGCCGCGGAACGCGCTCGAGCTCGTGATGCGGGAGCTCGTCCGCCGCAATCGCGTTCGCGATGGCTTGCTCTATCTCCAGGTGAGCCGTGGCATCGCCAGGCGCGATCATCCGATCCCGAGCGTGCCCGTGCGCCCGAGCCTGATCCTCACCGCCCGCAGCATCTCCATGGTCGATCTCGAGAAGCGCCAGCGCGACGGCGTCGCGGTGATCTCGCGGCCCGACGAGCGCTGGGGGCGGGTGGACATCAAGACGGTCCAATTGCTCCCGAACCTCCTGGCCAAGACCGCCGCCCGGCGCGCCGGCGCTTATGAGGCGTGGCTGGTGGACGACGACGGTTTCGTGACCGAAGGCAGCTCGACCAATGCCTGGATCGTCGATGCCGCCGGCCAGCTCCGGACCCGCGGGCTCGGCAACGACATCCTCCCCGGCGTGACCCGCCGGGTCATCCTGGAAGCGGCTGCGACATCGCAGCTCGAGGTCACGGAACTTCGATTTGCTTTGGCCGACGCGTTGGCGGCGCGCGAGGCCTTCATATCCTCCGCCACCGGCGTGGTCCCCGTCACCACAATCGACGGAAAGCGCGTTGGGGATGGTAAACCGGGGCCGGTGACCCGAAGGGTCCAGGAACTTTATTTCCTGACGTCCTCACAGCGCGCCGCA